The Pelagibius sp. CAU 1746 genomic sequence GCCCGGATCTCTGGGCGCGCTACACGAAGGGCCGGGGCTGACGCGCCGGCGACAGTAAGGATAGAGAGTCATGAACCTCATCGAACAGATCGAGAGCGAGCAGATTGGCAAGCTGACCGCCGAGGGCGAGCCGCCGGTCTTCGCTCCGGGCGACACCCTGCGCGTCAACGTGAAGGTTGTCGAGGGCACGCGCGAGCGCATCCAGGCTTTCGAGGGCGTCTGCATCGCGCGCCGCAACCGCGGCCTGAACTCGGCCTTCACCGTGCGCAAGCTGTCCTACGGCGAAGGCGTCGAGCGCGTCTTCCCGCTCTACAGCCCGCGGATCGACTCCATCGAGGTGGTGCGCCGCGGCGACGTGCGCCGCGCCAAGCTCTACTACCTGCGGGGCCGCACCGGTAAGGCCGCGCGCATCCGCGAGCAGACCACCGGCCACAGCGGCAAGCTGGAGGCCGCGGCGCGCGAGGAAGCCGCCCAGGCCAAGGCCGAGAGAAGCAAGGCGGCGAAGGCCGAGGGCTAACGCCTTTCCGGCCGGGCGCCCTCGCCGGGCGCGGGTCCGAGACGTCTTTCGGGGGGCCTGCCCGCCTGCTTTTCATCAGCAGGCCGGCGGGCTCCTTTCGTTTCGGAGGGCCGCATCGCCGCGCTTTTCGACCGGGCGGGCTCTTTTCTGTCTGCCGGTGGGGCGCTATGCTCCCGCCCCGCTCGCGCCCGGTCGTTCGGGCGAAGGCCGAAAGGGATAATCAGGCTGGCACCGAGGCCAGGCAGGCAACGTAAGGAACGAGAGAGATGTCCGCGCCGCGTACGCTATTTGACAAGATCTGGGACAGCCATGTGGTGGAGCGCCAGGATGACGGGACCTGCCTGATCTACATCGACCGCCACCTGGTTCACGAGGTGACCTCGCCCCAGGCCTTCGAGGGATTGCGCCTGGCCGGGCGCAAGGTGCGCCACCCCGAGGCGACGCTGGCGGTGCCGGACCATAACGTGCCGACCACCGACCGCTCCAAGGGCATCGAAGACGAGGAAAGCCGTATCCAGGTCGAGACGCTGGAGAAGAACTGCGCCGACTTCGGCGTGCCGATCTTCGACATGAACGACCACCGCCAGGGCATCGTCCACATCATCGGCCCGGAGCAGGGCTTCACCCTGCCGGGCATGACCATCGTCTGCGGCGACAGCCACACCGCCACCCACGGCGCCTTCGGTGCGCTGGCCTTCGGCATCGGCACCTCCGAGGTGGAGCATGTGCTGGCCACCCAGACGCTGATCCAGTCGCCGGCCAAGAACATGCGCATCACGGTCGAGGGCGCCCTGCCGCTCGGCATCACCGCCAAGGATCTGATCCTCGCGATCATCGGCAAGATCGGCACCGCCGGCGGCACCGGCCACGTCATCGAGTACGCCGGCCAGGCGGTCCGCGACCTCTCCATGGAAGGCCGCATGACGGTCTGTAACATGTCGATCGAGGGCGGCGCCCGGGCCGGGCTCATCGCGCCGGACGAAACCACCTTCGACTACGTCAAGGGCCGCGCCATGGCTCCCAAGGCCGGCGCCTTCGAACAGGCGCTGACCTATTGGCGCTCGCTGCCTTCCGACGAGGGTGCGCGCTACGACAAGGAAATCGCCCTCGCGGTCTCCGAGATCGATCCGCAGGTCACCTGGGGCACCAGCCCCGAGGACGTGGTGGCGGTCACCGGGCGCGTGCCCAACCCTGAATCGGCGCGCGACGAGAACAAGCGCCAGGCCATGATCCGCGCTCTGGAATACATGGGCCTGCAAGCCGACATGCCGGTCACCGACATCAGGATCGACAAGGTCTTCGTCGGCTCCTGCACCAACGGGCGCATCGAGGATCTGCGCGAGGCGGCGGCGGTGGCCGAGGGCCGCAAGGTGGCCGAGGGCGTGCAGGCCCTGGTCGTGCCGGGCTCCGGCCTGGTGAAGGAGCAGGCCGAGCAGGAGGGCTTGGACAAGGTCTTCCTGGAGGCCGGCTTCGAATGGCGCGAGCCGGGCTGTTCCATGTGCCTGGCGATGAACGCCGACCGGCTGCAGCCGGGCGAGCGCTGCGCCTCCACCTCCAACCGCAACTTCGAAGGACGCCAGGGCCGCGGCGGGCGCACCCACCTGGTGAGCCCCGGCATGGCGGCGGCGGCGGCGGTGAAGGGCCACCTCACCGACGTGCGGGACCTGTAGCGGGAGCTCCGGCGCTGCGCCGGCAAGGACGGCCATGACCGACTTCCTGCTGGCCAACGAAGCCATACTGCGAATCGCCTTGTTCCTGGGCGTACTGGGAATCCTGGCGCTGGCCGAAGCGGCGCTGCCGCGCCGCCGGCGCGAGATCCCGCGCCTCCTCCGCTGGACCGGCAACCTCGGCATCGTCGTGCTCGATACCGTGATCCTGCGCCTCGTCTTTCCGGTGGTCGCCGTGGGTTTGGCCCTGACGGCCGAGGCGCGCGGCTGGGGCTTCTTCAACGTCTTCGAGGTTCCGGGCTGGCTCGCCTTCATCGCCTCGGTGGTGCTGCTGGACCTCGCCATCTATCTGCAGCACGTGATGTTCCACGCCGTGCCGGCGCTGTGGCGGCTGCACCGCATGCACCATGCCGACCTGGAATTCGACGTCACCACCGGCCTGCGCTTTCATCCGCTCGAGATCCTGCTGTCGATGGGTATCAAGCTCGCCGTGGTCGCTGCGTTGGGGCCGCCGGCCGTGGCCGTGCTGGTCTTCGAGGTGCTGCTGAACGCCACGGCCATGTTCAATCATTCGAACCTCAAGCTGCCGCCGGCGCTGGACCGCGTGCTGCGCCGGGTCGTCGTGACCCCCGACATGCACCGGGTCCACCACTCCATCCACCCGGACGAGACCAACAGCAACTTCGGCTTCAATCTGCCCTGGTGGGACCGGCTGCTCGGCACCTACCGGGACCAGCCGCGCGATGGCCACGAGGCCATGACCATCGGCATCGAGCAGTTCCGCACGCGCCGCGATCTCTGGCTCGACCGCATGCTGATCCAGCCGTGGCGGGGGCCCGCAAGCGGCTATCCCATCAACCGGCGAGGCGGCTAGGGCCCGTGCCGCCCGACGGCGCCGGATGGCGCTACTCCCAAGATGCCATGGAAATAGGGCCTCCGAGCGATGTAGGAACTTCCCGGTGGCAGTCCATCAAGGACGCTGGCCGTCCACGCAATAGTCACGCTTTCCGATCCATCGACTGACCCCAATGAGCTAAGCCTCCCAGTGAGAACAGCGGATGACGGAGCAGAAATTTCCGTAATGGAAATCTGGGCTTTTGTCTGCGATCACGTCGGCCTTAACGTTTCCAAACGTTGTGTGGGGCTTGTGTTTGATCCCGTCGTAGAATGCTTGAATGATGTCTTCCTTGAAGTGCGGCGCTCTCGGAAATGCAGCAACGACTGCATCGCGAATACTATCGGAGTACTGATCGTAGGTCAGGCCGAGCACATCCATCTCCACGCCCGCCGTGGTCAGCGCCACCACCGGATGCATAAACTCGGGTACACCGGGAGTGGTGTGCAGCGCGATGCCGGTCCAGACTTTTTCAATATCTGATGGATCAACATTGTAGCTTTGAAGAAAGGCGCGCGCAGCATTGGCGCCATCGACTTCGAAGCGGAGGTTCTCGCTGCTGTGCGAAGGCATAAGCCCGATATCATGAAACATCGTCGCCGCATAAAGCAGTTCGAGGTTGCAGGTGAGGTTCCGCTGCTGTCCGGCAAGCGCGCCAAAAAAGAAGACGCGGCTGGAATGATTGAACAGGAGCTCGCTTTCAGTATCTCGAACAAACTCGGTAATGGCGCGGCCAAGGTAGCTATCGGGGACCGCTATTCCGTTGACGCTCGCAGAGCGAAAAGTGTCAGCCATCATTCCTCTCCTATCAAGAAGGGCGTCCGACAGTCCACGGACCGTGCCGTGGCGCATGCGAGGGATCGCCCTTGTGTGGCTTAGGTCGTTATCGAGAGGAGTCTTGTTGGCTGCAATCATGGCGACCGTGGATTTTCTGCCATGTTGGATATATATCCTGCCCAGCCCCTATTCGGGGATGGTTGCGACGGCAGGAGGGTGGTTATGCCGACAAAAGACGTTGCACTGATCATCCATGAGGGGGTGCAGTGCCTCGATGTTGCAGGACCACTTGATGTCTTCGCGGAAGCAAATCGCTTTTTGAACGAAGACGATGGCTATCGTTGTCTGGTTCTTGCCGAAACAACTGCGCTCATCCAAGGCTCCAACGGGATGTCTTTAGCTGCGCACTGCAGTTTCGAAGAGGCGGCCCGTGTTTTTCATACTGTTCTTGTTGCCGGTGGGCCGACCTTGGCGGAGCGCCACCGTGATGAAAGCATGGTGGCTTGGCTTCAAGAGTGGGGCGTACGGGCAGAACGATACGGTTCAATATGTACGGGCGCGTTCATCCTTGGCCATGCCGGATTGCTCGACGGCCGACTTGTTACAACGCACTGGCAGAATGCCGACAGTCTCCAGAATAAGTTTCCTGCGGCTCGCGTCGAGCATGATCGTATATTTGCTCGCGATGGTCGTCTTGTGACTTCGGCCGGTGTAACAGCGGGCATCGACCTTGCGTTAGCGCTTGTTAGAGAAGATCACGGCGAACAGGTCGCTCTTGCTTGCGCAAAACGCTTGGTGGTCGTAGCTCAGCGCCAAGGCGGTCAATCCCAATTCAGCCCGCTACTGCTGCCATCAAGTGATCCAATGACACCTTTGGGTAAAGTTCAAGCCTATGTCATTGAGCATTTGAGCGAGCCATTTCCGGTGGAACGCCTTGCCTCCATTGCCGGAACGAGCACGCGCACCATGGCCAGGCTTTTTGTAAAAGAGCTTGGCATCACTCCACACGATTTCATCGAAAGCATTCGTCTGGATCATGCCCGGAATCTACTTGAAGCAACCGACTTCGCGCTTAAAGCGATAGCATTTGACTGCGGTTTCGGCACTCCAGAGCAGATGCGCAGTGTTTTCCAGCGCAGGTTGGGGTTAAGCCCGTTGCGGTATCGTGAAAATTTCCAAACGACGCAGTCTCTGGGGATGCGCTAGCTTTGGCGACGCGTCGGGCCAATAAAATCGTCAGCGCCACTCTGTCATATAACCATTCCTCTCTGCCGCCCCAAGTGCCCCGATATCGACCCGCCCTGCACGACGCCCATGACCTCGCGGCCGAGTTGACGGTCGGTGAGGAGCTGCGCCGGTAGAGGGTGCGACCGTCCTTGCTGCCGGTGGTGTCGCCCTGTTCGATATGGCGCTACTCCCAATGAGCCGGCGGTTTCCGGCCGTTTGCGCCTTTAGGTTGCCGGAGCCGGGGTGGCATGGAAGCGGCCGCTGTGATCCTATAGGGCGGAGTTGTTCCGCCGCGTGGAAATGAAGGGAACGAGCGATCATGCTGCGCAAGGCCGCGTGGGTTTTCTCTTTGGTGGTGATGGTTCTGGCCGCCGGTGCCGTGACGCTGGGGCCGCGTCCCGCGGCTGCCGAGGCCTTGCCGCTGGCGTTGTCCCGGGAATTGAGCAGCGGCATCGCCGCCGCCGGCACCGACGATGAGGTTCAGACCCTCACGGTGCTGGAGCGGTTCTACCGGGCGCGGGCGCATCGTCCGCTGTGGATACTGGATGACGCCGCCGGGCCGCGCGCGGAAAAGCTCTCCGACCTGCTGATCGCCGCCGACCTGGACGGCCTCGACCCCGCCGACTACCGCGCCGGGCAGGTGAAGGCGCTGCTGGGCGCCACGGCGACGGAAGACCTCGCCCGCCTCGAGGTGCTGCTGAGCCTCGGGCTGGTGCGCTACGCCGCCGATCTGGGCCAGGGCCGTACCACGCCGCACGTCGCCGACCCGGAGCTCTTCGTCTTCCGTGAGGAGGTGCAGAAAGCCGACGTTCTGACCGCGGCCTCCGAGGCCGGCGATCTCGACAGCTTCATCGATGCCTACCGGCCGCAGACGGTACGCTACGACCGTCAGAAGGTGGCGCTGGCCGAATACCGGGCCCTGGCCCTGCAGGGCGGCTGGCAGCCGATCCCCGAGGGCGACACCCTGAAGCCGGGCATGAGCGACCCGCGCGTCGGGCTGCTGCGCCAGCGTCTGCGCCTGGTCGGCGACCTGAAGCCGCAGAACGACCTGGCGGCCAACGGCGGCGATGCGAACTTCTACGACGCCCAGATGGAGACGGCGGTCAAGTGGATGCAGTACCGCCACGGCCTGGCCCAGGACGGCGCGGTGGGGCCGAAGACCCTGGCCGAGCTCAACGTGCCCATCGAAAGGCGCATCGAGCAGATGATCCTGAACCTGGAGCGGCGGCGCTGGATGCCCGACGACCTGGGGCAGCGCTACATCTTCGTCAACCTCGCCGACTTCCTGCTGAAGCTGGTCGACGAACCCAGGACCCTGCTGGATATGCCGGTGGTCGTCGGCAAGCCCTTCCACCGCACGCCGATCTTCAGCCACGTCATGACCTATGTGGAGATCAATCCCTACTGGAACGTGCCGCCCTCGATCGCGCGCAACGAACTGCTGCCGAAGATCCAGCAGGACGTCTCCTATCTGTCGCAGAACAACTACGTGCTGTTCAGCGACTGGAGCAGCGGGGCCACGGTGATCGACCCGCGGTCCATCGACTGGTCGCAGGTCAGCAAGGCGAGCTTTCCCTACAAGATCCGCCAGGACTCCGGCGAGGGCAATGCGCTGGGACGGGTGAAGTTCATGTTCCCCAACCGCTTCAACATCTATCTGCACGACACCCCGGCCAAGTCGCTGTTCAGCCGCGCCGAGCGCGCCTTCAGCCACGGCTGCATCCGGGTGCAGAACCCGCCGCTGCTGGCCGAACACGTGCTGTCCGCCACCCAGGGCTGGGACCGGGCGCGCATCGAGGAGGCCATCGCCTCGGGCGAACGCACCATCGTCACCTTGAGCGAGCCGCTGCCGGTGCACATCACCTACCTGACCTCCTGGGTCAACAAGGACGGCAGCGTGCACTTCCGCAGCGACATCTACGAACGCGACGCGGCCCTGGTCCGGGCGCTCTCGGGCTCGCGCGCGGGCCGGCTGCGCTGACCGCGGGCGGCGCGGAGCCTTCCTCCGGCGTTAACCATTTCCCGGCTTTTTCGCCTTATTGCTGCCGGAAAGCTCAGGTCTACTGCCTGCGCACGATGATGGCGGAGGCCAGGATTTCAGCGGATTTTCCCTGCCGCGTTGCCTCGACTCGGCAAATTGTGTAATTCGTTAACGCTCCGTTCGTGATTGTGGGCGCAATCTGGGGGCGGAACAAAACCGGACCCGCTGAAAAGAGGACCTGAGGCGGCATGGACCTGAAGGCTTCCCCTTCCTTGCTGACGGGCGCGCTGACGCGCCGCCGTTTTCTCACCGGCACTGCCGCGGGGGCCGCGGCCCTCTCCACCGTGACCCTGCTTCCCGATCTGGCTTTCGCGGCCAAGGAACTGCCGGGCACGCGCAGCCTCGATTTCCACAACCTGCACACCGGGGAAGAAGTCGGCGCGACCTATCTGCGCGACGGCATCCTCCAGCCCGAGGGGCTGCAGCGGCTGAACCACGCGCTGCGCGACTGGCGCACAGGGGAGGTCTGGGAGATGGACCCCAAGCTGCTGGACCTGCTCTACGCCCTGCGCCGGCGGATGGACAGCAAGGCCCCCTTCGAGCTGATTTCCGGCTACCGTTCGCCCAAGACCAACGCCACGCTGGCCTCCAACAGCAACGGCGTGGCCAAGCGCTCCCTGCACATGCGCGGCATGGCCACGGACATCCGCCTGCCCGAGCGCGACCTCAAGGCCCTGCACAAGACGGCGCGCGCCCTGCAGGTCGGCGGCGTCGGCCTGTACAGCAAGTCGGGCTTCGTCCACGTCGACACCGGCCGGGTGCGCTACTGGGGCTCCTGAGTCCTTAGGACCCAGGGCCTAAAGGTCGGCCTTCCGGTCTCTCCGAAATACCATTCTTTGCTGGCCCCTTCAGCTTGCGGCGGTCCTGCGCAGCAAGGTTTTGACCTTTGCGCGGGATTTTCTATGATCCGCCTCCGGCACCCGACGCCGCCGCCGCTCCAGCCGAGGGCGGCCGGCGTGCGGCGGGCCGCCGCCCAAGGAGATGCGGATCGATGGAAAAGTTCACTACCCTCACCGGGGTCGCTGCCCCCATGCCTCTGGTCAATATCGACACCGATATGATCATCCCGAAGCAGTTCCTGAAGACGGTGCAGCGCACCGGGCTTTCCAAGGGATTGTTCTACGAGATGCGCTTCGACGAGAACGGCGAGGCGAAGGATGGCTTCGTGCTCGACCAGCCGGCCTACCGGAACACCCAGATCCTGGTGACCGGGGAGAACTTCGGCTGCGGCTCCAGCCGCGAGCACGCGCCCTGGGCGCTGCTCGACGCCGGCATCCGCTGCGTCATCGCGCCCAGCTTCGCCGACATCTTCTACAACAACTGCTTCAAGAACGGCATCCTGCCCATCGCCCTGCCGCAGGAGCAGGTGGACCTGCTGATGGACGACGCCTCGCGCGGCGCCAACGCCATCGTCACGGTGGACCTGGAGAAGCAGGAGATCACCGGCCCCGACGGCGGCACCATCAAGTTCGACATCGATCCCTTCCGCAAGCACTGCCTGCTGAACGGCCTGGACGACATCGGCCTGACCTTGCAGAAGGAAGACAAGATCGCCGCCTTCGAGGAGAAGCGGAAGACGGCCCAGCCCTGGGCCTGAGGGGTTCCACCACGAAGGGCGGGCGGCCGTGTCCGGCCGCCGCTTCCCCGTCATTGCATTCGCACGGCCCGCCTCGGGCCGGCATTCGGTATCCACGGGCCGCGAGGGCCGACATTCGTTAGGGAGGAGACGCGAAAGATGGCGTCCAACAAGAAGCTTTTGATCCTGGCCGGCGACGGCATCGGCCCGGAGGCCATGACCCAGGTGCGCCGGGTCGTCGACTGGATGGACAAGCGCCGCTCGGTCGGTTTCGACATCGACGAGGGCCTGGTCGGCGGCGCCGCCATCGACGCCGAGGGCGCGCCGGTCAGCGACGCCACGGTGGAAAAGGCGATGAACTCCGACGCGGTGCTGCTGGGCGCCGTCGGCGGGCCGAAATGGGACGACCTGCCCTTCGCCCAAAAGCCGGAGCGCGGCCTGCTGCGGCTGCGCAAGGACATGGTGCTCTTCGCCAACCTGCGCCCCGCGCTCTGCTTCGATGCCCTGGTCGACGCCTCGGCGCTGAAGCCGGAACTGGTCTCCGGCCTCGACATCATGATCGTGCGTGAGCTGACCGGCGGCATCTACTTCGGCGAGCCGCGCGGCATCGAGGACTTGCCCGACGGCACCCGCCGCGGCATCAACACCCAGGTCTACACCACGCCGGAGATCCAGCGCGTCGCCCGCGTCGCCTTCGACCTGGCCAAGAAGCGCGGCAACCGCCTCTGCTCGGTGGAGAAGGCCAACGTCATGGAGTCCGGCGTGCTGTGGCGCGAGGAGGTGACCAAGCTGGGCGCCGCCGAGTTCCCGGAGGTCGAGCTCAGCCACATGTACGCCGACAACTGCGCCATGCAGCTGGTCCGCAACCCCAAGCAGTTCGACGTCATCGTCACCGACAACCTTTTCGGCGACATCCTGTCGGACGCCGCGGCCATGCTGACCGGCTCGCTGGGCATGCTGCCTTCGGCCTCCCTGGGCGCGGCGGACGCCGCGGGCCGCCGCATGGCGCTCTACGAGCCGGTACACGGTTCGGCCCCGGACATCGCCGGCCAGAACAAGGCCAATCCGCTGGCCACCCTGCTCAGCTTCGCCATGATGCTGCGCTACTCCTTCGACCTGGGCGACGACGCCGATCTCATCGAGCAGGCGGTGCAGGACGTGCTGGCCGCGGGCAAGCGCACCGGCGATATCGCCAAGCCGGGCCAGCCGGTGGTTTCCACCAGCGAGATGGGCGACGCCATCCTGGCCGCTCTCGATCAACGCGCGGCCTGAGAGTCGCGGAATCCCAGGGCTGAAGGCCGCTCGGGGGGCGCTGGGGGCGGCGGCGTCACGAATCCGTCAATTGACGGAGCGGGGCAGGCCGACTAAAGTCCGCAGCTAACCGAAAGCTCCGGTGGGAGATTGTGCAATGAAGAAGACCCTTACCGCCCTTATGGCCGCGGCTGGTGTCGTCGGCTTCGCGGGGATTGCCGCCGCGGAGTGTGCTGGCCATGTCCAGTCCGTTCAGAGCACCTCCAAACCGATCGTTACCGCAGACGCCGAGCAGT encodes the following:
- the rplS gene encoding 50S ribosomal protein L19, which codes for MNLIEQIESEQIGKLTAEGEPPVFAPGDTLRVNVKVVEGTRERIQAFEGVCIARRNRGLNSAFTVRKLSYGEGVERVFPLYSPRIDSIEVVRRGDVRRAKLYYLRGRTGKAARIREQTTGHSGKLEAAAREEAAQAKAERSKAAKAEG
- the leuC gene encoding 3-isopropylmalate dehydratase large subunit, translated to MSAPRTLFDKIWDSHVVERQDDGTCLIYIDRHLVHEVTSPQAFEGLRLAGRKVRHPEATLAVPDHNVPTTDRSKGIEDEESRIQVETLEKNCADFGVPIFDMNDHRQGIVHIIGPEQGFTLPGMTIVCGDSHTATHGAFGALAFGIGTSEVEHVLATQTLIQSPAKNMRITVEGALPLGITAKDLILAIIGKIGTAGGTGHVIEYAGQAVRDLSMEGRMTVCNMSIEGGARAGLIAPDETTFDYVKGRAMAPKAGAFEQALTYWRSLPSDEGARYDKEIALAVSEIDPQVTWGTSPEDVVAVTGRVPNPESARDENKRQAMIRALEYMGLQADMPVTDIRIDKVFVGSCTNGRIEDLREAAAVAEGRKVAEGVQALVVPGSGLVKEQAEQEGLDKVFLEAGFEWREPGCSMCLAMNADRLQPGERCASTSNRNFEGRQGRGGRTHLVSPGMAAAAAVKGHLTDVRDL
- a CDS encoding sterol desaturase family protein, producing MTDFLLANEAILRIALFLGVLGILALAEAALPRRRREIPRLLRWTGNLGIVVLDTVILRLVFPVVAVGLALTAEARGWGFFNVFEVPGWLAFIASVVLLDLAIYLQHVMFHAVPALWRLHRMHHADLEFDVTTGLRFHPLEILLSMGIKLAVVAALGPPAVAVLVFEVLLNATAMFNHSNLKLPPALDRVLRRVVVTPDMHRVHHSIHPDETNSNFGFNLPWWDRLLGTYRDQPRDGHEAMTIGIEQFRTRRDLWLDRMLIQPWRGPASGYPINRRGG
- a CDS encoding HD domain-containing protein, with amino-acid sequence MADTFRSASVNGIAVPDSYLGRAITEFVRDTESELLFNHSSRVFFFGALAGQQRNLTCNLELLYAATMFHDIGLMPSHSSENLRFEVDGANAARAFLQSYNVDPSDIEKVWTGIALHTTPGVPEFMHPVVALTTAGVEMDVLGLTYDQYSDSIRDAVVAAFPRAPHFKEDIIQAFYDGIKHKPHTTFGNVKADVIADKSPDFHYGNFCSVIRCSHWEA
- a CDS encoding GlxA family transcriptional regulator: MPTKDVALIIHEGVQCLDVAGPLDVFAEANRFLNEDDGYRCLVLAETTALIQGSNGMSLAAHCSFEEAARVFHTVLVAGGPTLAERHRDESMVAWLQEWGVRAERYGSICTGAFILGHAGLLDGRLVTTHWQNADSLQNKFPAARVEHDRIFARDGRLVTSAGVTAGIDLALALVREDHGEQVALACAKRLVVVAQRQGGQSQFSPLLLPSSDPMTPLGKVQAYVIEHLSEPFPVERLASIAGTSTRTMARLFVKELGITPHDFIESIRLDHARNLLEATDFALKAIAFDCGFGTPEQMRSVFQRRLGLSPLRYRENFQTTQSLGMR
- a CDS encoding L,D-transpeptidase family protein; amino-acid sequence: MLRKAAWVFSLVVMVLAAGAVTLGPRPAAAEALPLALSRELSSGIAAAGTDDEVQTLTVLERFYRARAHRPLWILDDAAGPRAEKLSDLLIAADLDGLDPADYRAGQVKALLGATATEDLARLEVLLSLGLVRYAADLGQGRTTPHVADPELFVFREEVQKADVLTAASEAGDLDSFIDAYRPQTVRYDRQKVALAEYRALALQGGWQPIPEGDTLKPGMSDPRVGLLRQRLRLVGDLKPQNDLAANGGDANFYDAQMETAVKWMQYRHGLAQDGAVGPKTLAELNVPIERRIEQMILNLERRRWMPDDLGQRYIFVNLADFLLKLVDEPRTLLDMPVVVGKPFHRTPIFSHVMTYVEINPYWNVPPSIARNELLPKIQQDVSYLSQNNYVLFSDWSSGATVIDPRSIDWSQVSKASFPYKIRQDSGEGNALGRVKFMFPNRFNIYLHDTPAKSLFSRAERAFSHGCIRVQNPPLLAEHVLSATQGWDRARIEEAIASGERTIVTLSEPLPVHITYLTSWVNKDGSVHFRSDIYERDAALVRALSGSRAGRLR
- a CDS encoding DUF882 domain-containing protein translates to MDLKASPSLLTGALTRRRFLTGTAAGAAALSTVTLLPDLAFAAKELPGTRSLDFHNLHTGEEVGATYLRDGILQPEGLQRLNHALRDWRTGEVWEMDPKLLDLLYALRRRMDSKAPFELISGYRSPKTNATLASNSNGVAKRSLHMRGMATDIRLPERDLKALHKTARALQVGGVGLYSKSGFVHVDTGRVRYWGS
- the leuD gene encoding 3-isopropylmalate dehydratase small subunit, which codes for MEKFTTLTGVAAPMPLVNIDTDMIIPKQFLKTVQRTGLSKGLFYEMRFDENGEAKDGFVLDQPAYRNTQILVTGENFGCGSSREHAPWALLDAGIRCVIAPSFADIFYNNCFKNGILPIALPQEQVDLLMDDASRGANAIVTVDLEKQEITGPDGGTIKFDIDPFRKHCLLNGLDDIGLTLQKEDKIAAFEEKRKTAQPWA
- the leuB gene encoding 3-isopropylmalate dehydrogenase; this translates as MASNKKLLILAGDGIGPEAMTQVRRVVDWMDKRRSVGFDIDEGLVGGAAIDAEGAPVSDATVEKAMNSDAVLLGAVGGPKWDDLPFAQKPERGLLRLRKDMVLFANLRPALCFDALVDASALKPELVSGLDIMIVRELTGGIYFGEPRGIEDLPDGTRRGINTQVYTTPEIQRVARVAFDLAKKRGNRLCSVEKANVMESGVLWREEVTKLGAAEFPEVELSHMYADNCAMQLVRNPKQFDVIVTDNLFGDILSDAAAMLTGSLGMLPSASLGAADAAGRRMALYEPVHGSAPDIAGQNKANPLATLLSFAMMLRYSFDLGDDADLIEQAVQDVLAAGKRTGDIAKPGQPVVSTSEMGDAILAALDQRAA